Proteins co-encoded in one Capnocytophaga ochracea DSM 7271 genomic window:
- a CDS encoding hydroxymethylglutaryl-CoA reductase, degradative — translation MKQIDGFSKLTKAQKIAWLCDTYFPNIENAASFFEKYHNADTDLQKLHDEFIENTVSNYYLPFAVAPNFLINGRTYTVPMAIEESSVVAAASRAAKFWQSRGGFHTEVLSTEKTGHVHFFFYGEKTNLENFFNHIQPLMLAKAQPITANMEKRGGGITSLTLVDKTDALAHYYQLSATFETLDAMGANFINSCLESFAQTFREEAERDASIGDKYEIVMSILSNYVPNCLVRAKVQCPIEELEIAQLKGAEAAKKFVQALAIANADVYRATTHNKGIMNGIDSVILATGNDFRAIEAGAHAYAARSGQYKSLSAAWIEGDTFFFALELPLALGTVGGLTTLHPLVKTALEILEKPNARELMQIVACVGLAQNFSAVSSLISLGIQKGHMKMHLNNIFNQLGATEEEKRVLSSYFKDKTVTYNDVAEALKKIRKLEN, via the coding sequence ATGAAACAGATAGACGGTTTTTCTAAACTTACCAAAGCCCAAAAGATTGCGTGGCTTTGCGATACTTATTTCCCTAATATAGAGAATGCTGCTTCTTTTTTTGAAAAGTACCACAACGCTGATACTGACCTTCAGAAACTGCACGACGAGTTTATTGAAAATACAGTCTCTAACTACTATCTGCCCTTTGCGGTAGCGCCTAACTTCCTCATCAACGGGCGCACTTATACCGTACCTATGGCTATTGAAGAGAGTTCGGTGGTGGCAGCTGCTAGCAGGGCGGCTAAATTCTGGCAAAGCCGTGGCGGTTTTCATACCGAAGTGCTTTCTACCGAAAAAACGGGGCACGTACATTTCTTCTTCTACGGTGAAAAAACTAATTTAGAAAACTTCTTCAACCACATACAACCCTTGATGCTCGCTAAAGCACAACCCATTACTGCCAATATGGAAAAACGCGGGGGCGGTATTACTTCTCTTACCTTAGTGGACAAAACCGATGCTTTGGCGCACTATTATCAGCTTTCGGCTACTTTTGAAACCTTAGACGCTATGGGTGCGAACTTCATCAATTCGTGCTTAGAATCCTTTGCACAGACGTTTAGAGAAGAAGCGGAACGGGACGCCTCTATCGGTGATAAGTATGAAATCGTAATGTCGATACTCTCGAACTATGTGCCTAACTGTTTGGTGCGCGCAAAAGTACAATGCCCTATTGAGGAGTTGGAGATTGCTCAGTTAAAAGGTGCTGAAGCTGCAAAGAAATTTGTACAAGCTCTCGCTATTGCCAATGCTGATGTGTACCGTGCTACCACTCACAACAAAGGTATAATGAACGGTATTGACTCGGTAATTTTGGCTACAGGTAATGATTTTCGTGCCATAGAAGCTGGTGCACACGCTTATGCTGCTCGTAGCGGACAGTACAAGAGCTTATCGGCTGCGTGGATAGAGGGCGATACTTTCTTCTTTGCCCTTGAACTGCCTTTGGCTTTGGGCACCGTGGGCGGACTTACTACATTGCACCCTTTGGTAAAAACGGCTCTTGAAATCCTTGAAAAACCTAACGCTCGCGAGCTAATGCAGATAGTGGCTTGTGTGGGGTTAGCACAGAACTTTTCGGCTGTAAGCTCGCTGATTAGTCTGGGAATCCAGAAGGGGCATATGAAAATGCACTTGAACAACATTTTTAACCAATTAGGGGCTACTGAAGAGGAGAAGCGCGTACTTTCTTCTTATTTTAAAGATAAAACCGTAACATATAACGATGTAGCCGAAGCTCTCAAGAAAATTAGAAAATTAGAAAATTAG